A genomic stretch from Pseudoliparis swirei isolate HS2019 ecotype Mariana Trench chromosome 18, NWPU_hadal_v1, whole genome shotgun sequence includes:
- the LOC130208519 gene encoding amphoterin-induced protein 1-like gives MGGSLWISHGATEAMFRGRSFLAVLPLALLLPTVRVGAQLIGSPLDCHKTCVCASNIISCSNINLTNVPITLPQYTAVLDLSFNTITKLRAEWTPVPLKRLHRLLLSHNGLTFLSSEAFVNVKALQHLDLSSNGIRQLDEFIFEPLEHLEVLLLYSNRISQIDRSAFSGLNSLQRLYLSHNQISRFPLELVKERSRLDTLRLLDVSSNRLKALPLNELQALPAWIKNGLYFHNNSLPCSCEVHEVVTRWYLKELSSATDFRGSHTCLLPGQQKEKIAIMDLNKVYLNCTEVIGMDRIAHLEQSLVLDCDTRERDMTKRWVLPGNIPVSPAFKTAVMRPKDGSLQIGPLKAEDSGVYTCYATSESFNETVYVTVMVLNSTDSGGLENLKTAYTTLIGCLVSLVMVLIYLYLPPCRCACCQGLEKSDLRDSLHSSTVSISHAHEETGQVEVGGFVNKHGAFLQPKDQLEQNGRLNPIGEEEEEWQGDNRERRRSDAESVSSVCSDTPMVV, from the coding sequence ATGGGGGGGTCACTTTGGATTTCCCATGGTGCTACTGAAGCCATGTTCAGAGGAAGGAGCTTTCTCGCAGTTCTACCTCTGGCTTTGTTGTTGCCAACAGTCAGAGTCGGTGCCCAGTTGATAGGAAGCCCTCTGGACTGTcacaagacgtgtgtgtgtgccagcaaCATCATCAGCTGCTCCAACATAAATCTAACCAACGTTCCCATCACTCTTCCACAATATACAGCTGTGCTGGACCTCAGCTTCAACACCATCACCAAGCTACGTGCTGAGTGGACCCCTGTCCCACTCAAGAGACTCCACCGCCTGCTTCTCAGCCACAATGgcctcaccttcctctcctctgaggcCTTTGTGAATGTGAAAGCGCTTCAACATCTGGACCTTTCCTCCAATGGAATCCGCCAGCTGGACGAGTTCATCTTTGAGCCTCTTGAGCACCTTGAGGTGTTGCTGCTTTACAGCAACCGCATCTCTCAGATAGATCGCTCTGCCTTCTCCGGTCTCAACAGCCTGCAGAGGCTCTACCTGAGCCACAACCAGATCTCACGCTTCCCCTTGGAGCtggtgaaggagaggagccGCCTGGACACTCTGAGGCTGCTGGATGTGTCATCTAATCGACTCAAAGCCCTGCCCCTCAATGAACTTCAGGCTCTGCCCGCCTGGATCAAGAATGGCCTGTACTTTCACAACAACTCCCTGCCCTGCAGCTGCGAGGTGCATGAAGTGGTAACACGCTGGTACCTCAAGGAGCTCAGCTCTGCCACAGACTTCAGGGGAAGCCACACGTGTCTGTTACCAGGTCAGCAGAAAGAGAAAATTGCCATAATGGATCTGAACAAGGTGTATTTGAACTGCACTGAGGTCATCGGTATGGACAGAATAGCCCACTTGGAGCAGTCTCTAGTCCTGGACTGTGACACCAGGGAGAGGGACATGACGAAGCGATGGGTGCTACCTGGAAACATCCCGGTGTCTCCAGCATTCAAGACTGCTGTGATGCGTCCTAAAGATGGCAGTCTCCAGATTGGGCCCCTGAAAGCGGAGGACTCTGGGGTGTACACCTGCTATGCCACCAGTGAATCCTTCAATGAGACAGTGTATGTAACTGTAATGGTGTTAAATTCCACTGATAGTGGGGGGCTGGAGAACCTAAAAACAGCCTACACCACCCTCATAGGATGTCTGGTGAGTTTAGTTATGGTTCTCATCTACCTCTATCTCCCGCCATGCCGCTGCGCTTGTTGTCAGGGTCTAGAGAAGAGCGACCTCAGAGACAGCCTCCACTCTTCAACTGTGAGCATCTCTCACGCACATGAGGAGACGGGGCAAGTGGAAGTTGGAGGCTTTGTCAACAAACATGGCGCCTTTCTGCAGCCCAAGGACCAGCTGGAGCAGAATGGGAGGTTGAACCCAataggggaggaagaggaggagtggcaGGGGGACaacagggagagaaggaggtctGACGCGGAGTCTGTCAGCTCCGTGTGCTCCGACACCCCCATGGTGGTGTAA